A single region of the Deinococcus radiodurans R1 = ATCC 13939 = DSM 20539 genome encodes:
- a CDS encoding thioredoxin, producing the protein MSDRPFLLLTQGACPGCERLKKMLAGPLRGQFDSHIEVIHRQSAQERFDALSAHFGVRSVPALIRVSDGTRAHDPGSLGAVRAFLQG; encoded by the coding sequence ATGAGTGATCGCCCTTTCCTGCTGCTCACGCAGGGCGCCTGCCCCGGCTGCGAGCGGCTGAAAAAGATGCTCGCCGGGCCGCTCAGGGGGCAATTTGACAGTCACATTGAAGTCATTCACCGCCAGAGTGCCCAGGAGCGCTTTGACGCCCTGAGTGCCCACTTCGGTGTGCGGAGCGTCCCCGCGCTCATTCGGGTTTCGGACGGAACCAGGGCGCATGATCCGGGGAGCCTCGGGGCAGTGAGGGCCTTTTTGCAAGGCTGA
- a CDS encoding IS4-like element ISDra1 family transposase has product MIAARSVNHHDLSAHMPGMSTPQGKKRRADRTFRDEQLDRGFFIALLVVHLPPGKVLLSLDRTNWEHGETPINFLVLGAVVHGFTLPLIWVPLDQSGNSHTYARMWLVLKLLRALPAKRWLGLVADREFIGAEWFRFLRRQGIKRAIRIRQTDMLDDMKGKEWFEHVQHGHFHEIGEKVFVFGELMRVVATRSPTGDLVIIATDFSARKTWRLYKQRWSIECTFSSFKKRGFDLERTGMTERSRLQRLFGLVTLAWMFCLRLGVWLSQTWPIPVLKHGRRAVSLVRHGAQHLVDALRWKPQQFMAVLEVLIQPFSPPGAAGSEVVTY; this is encoded by the coding sequence ATGATTGCCGCGAGGAGCGTCAATCATCACGACCTGAGTGCCCATATGCCGGGGATGAGTACCCCGCAGGGCAAGAAGAGACGAGCAGACCGCACCTTCCGGGATGAGCAGCTGGACAGGGGCTTTTTCATCGCTCTGCTTGTCGTCCATCTTCCACCGGGGAAGGTTTTGCTAAGTCTGGACCGCACCAATTGGGAGCACGGGGAAACGCCCATCAACTTTCTGGTGCTTGGAGCCGTGGTTCACGGCTTCACCCTGCCGCTCATCTGGGTGCCTCTCGACCAGTCTGGGAACAGTCACACCTACGCTCGAATGTGGCTGGTGTTGAAGCTCCTTCGGGCCTTGCCAGCGAAACGCTGGCTGGGCCTGGTGGCCGATCGGGAGTTCATCGGCGCGGAATGGTTCCGCTTTCTTCGTCGTCAGGGCATCAAGAGGGCAATTCGTATCCGACAGACCGACATGCTAGACGACATGAAGGGGAAAGAGTGGTTTGAGCACGTCCAGCACGGTCATTTTCACGAGATTGGCGAAAAGGTGTTCGTGTTCGGGGAGTTGATGCGGGTGGTCGCAACGAGGTCACCCACAGGTGACCTCGTCATCATCGCCACAGATTTCAGTGCTCGGAAGACCTGGAGGCTCTACAAACAGCGCTGGTCGATTGAGTGCACCTTCAGCAGTTTCAAAAAGCGAGGCTTTGACTTAGAGCGAACCGGAATGACGGAAAGGAGCCGTCTACAGCGACTCTTCGGCCTGGTGACATTGGCTTGGATGTTCTGTTTGCGCCTGGGGGTCTGGCTGAGCCAGACCTGGCCCATCCCCGTTCTGAAGCATGGTCGGAGAGCGGTCAGTCTGGTGCGGCACGGTGCTCAGCATCTCGTGGATGCCCTACGGTGGAAACCCCAACAGTTCATGGCGGTCCTAGAGGTGTTAATACAGCCTTTTTCCCCGCCAGGAGCGGCTGGAAGCGAAGTTGTCACCTACTGA
- a CDS encoding IS4-like element ISDra7 family transposase — MGLMAILQYVLSAVPLRKTQRNFLTVLLSVFLAVPGRLNALNLSRYAACSESTIRRWLHRSDDGAIPWGALHQATVSTAIESGLISPLCVLAIDASFHRKAGQHTAHLGSFWNGCAARTERGIEQSCCALIDVQHRQALTVDVRQTLTGSEAPTRLEQXADQLDDVLLDLRTVQQLDLAAVVADGNYAKEPIVETVTGHGLPFISRLPRNANLNDLYTGEHPRRRGRKKKFDGKVDFSDLQRFDLVSARPTERVWTQVVWSVQWAREVRAVVIQQIGKKGQVTGYAVLFSTAVTMPAHEVIALYRSRFEIELIFRDAKQFLGGQDVQLRSQQGIEAHWNVVLLTLNLCRLEALRAAGGGQDLVFSLEDMKRRAYNALLAQVILSNLDLSARFEE, encoded by the coding sequence ATGGGTCTGATGGCCATCCTACAGTACGTTCTCAGCGCGGTCCCGCTGCGCAAGACGCAGCGGAATTTCCTGACCGTGCTGCTCAGCGTTTTTCTCGCTGTTCCTGGACGGCTGAACGCCCTGAATCTCTCCCGGTATGCAGCCTGCTCGGAGAGTACGATTCGTCGTTGGCTGCACCGAAGTGACGATGGGGCCATTCCGTGGGGCGCGTTACACCAGGCGACTGTCAGTACAGCAATCGAGAGTGGGCTGATCAGCCCACTGTGCGTTCTGGCCATCGACGCCTCTTTTCACCGCAAAGCCGGTCAGCACACCGCACACCTCGGCTCGTTCTGGAATGGCTGTGCCGCGCGGACCGAACGCGGAATCGAGCAATCCTGTTGTGCCCTCATTGATGTCCAGCACCGGCAGGCCTTGACGGTCGATGTCCGTCAGACCCTGACCGGGTCTGAGGCTCCAACTCGTCTGGAACAGRCCGCCGATCAGCTGGATGACGTGCTGCTCGATCTCCGGACTGTTCAACAGCTTGATCTGGCTGCTGTCGTTGCCGACGGGAATTACGCGAAGGAACCCATCGTGGAGACCGTGACGGGTCACGGTCTCCCGTTTATCTCCAGATTGCCTCGCAACGCCAACCTCAACGACCTCTACACCGGTGAGCATCCCAGACGACGGGGGCGAAAGAAGAAGTTCGACGGTAAGGTGGACTTCAGTGACCTGCAGCGCTTCGACCTCGTCTCTGCAAGGCCGACTGAGCGGGTGTGGACGCAGGTGGTCTGGAGCGTGCAGTGGGCGCGGGAAGTGCGCGCAGTCGTCATTCAGCAGATTGGTAAAAAGGGTCAGGTCACCGGCTACGCGGTGCTGTTCAGCACCGCTGTGACCATGCCGGCTCATGAGGTCATTGCGCTGTATCGAAGCCGCTTTGAGATCGAACTGATCTTCCGGGATGCCAAACAGTTCCTGGGGGGCCAGGATGTGCAACTGCGGTCACAGCAGGGCATCGAGGCGCATTGGAACGTGGTGCTGCTGACCCTGAATCTTTGCCGACTGGAGGCCCTGCGAGCGGCAGGTGGCGGGCAGGATCTGGTGTTCAGTCTCGAAGACATGAAACGCAGGGCGTATAACGCCCTGCTGGCCCAGGTCATTTTATCCAATCTGGACCTCTCGGCTCGCTTTGAAGAATGA
- a CDS encoding DUF3592 domain-containing protein, whose protein sequence is MISLRWRSNDPRLVLLVMGGLFALGGGVMLMVHVQERTRLSTAQRTWQQTQALITRSQVRSVSDRHGVMYQPDVTYVYQSGGRNYQGIALDPLSDNNYRTSSFNAVQRSLQPYQEGTTVPLYFDPQNPGQSALSLTRSTPPLSLWLGVTFFLLGLSGLLIGARWRTKRRQIVTKPGHQDAKGSPGPRD, encoded by the coding sequence ATGATCTCCTTGCGCTGGCGGTCAAACGACCCACGACTGGTGTTGCTGGTCATGGGTGGCCTGTTCGCGCTGGGCGGTGGTGTGATGCTCATGGTCCACGTGCAGGAACGCACCCGTTTGAGCACCGCGCAGCGAACCTGGCAGCAAACCCAGGCCCTCATCACTCGGTCCCAGGTCCGCAGTGTCAGCGACCGCCACGGCGTGATGTATCAACCGGACGTCACCTACGTCTACCAGAGCGGGGGCCGGAACTATCAGGGAATCGCCCTGGATCCGCTGAGCGACAACAACTACCGCACCTCAAGCTTCAACGCCGTGCAGCGCAGCCTGCAGCCATATCAGGAGGGCACAACGGTTCCGCTGTACTTCGATCCACAGAATCCGGGCCAGAGTGCTCTGAGCCTGACGAGGAGCACTCCCCCACTCTCCCTCTGGCTTGGCGTGACCTTCTTCCTGCTTGGCCTGAGTGGCCTCCTGATCGGTGCACGGTGGAGAACAAAGAGACGCCAGATCGTTACCAAGCCAGGACACCAAGACGCAAAGGGCTCTCCCGGCCCGCGGGATTGA
- a CDS encoding IS630 family transposase (programmed frameshift) translates to MWQPNRLTRQQLEERRLAAQPLLNNPEWTTASIAEHFGVKPSTVRVWRVRLSERGSLEATLSSGRPAWLNDAQVAEIIELLQQGPDPERFPDGRWTTERVRDVIGLKFDVWYDHDWIGKLLRRWGFSWQKAEKHAIEQNPEKIDAWLEEELPALKKKVEAGETIVWADEVGFSMKPILGSTWARTGQTPVIFAKTEWRKLSTIGGITSAGQFFQQTHEGSIKADDVVAYLAHLLRHIAGSVTVVFDNARIHRAKVVQEFLKVNPRLSIVYLPPYTPEFNPIEQVWAYVKRHLLANCCPASVQELKVFLRSAWRKVRYRRLPAKLLGITEEFLT, encoded by the exons GTGTGGCAACCTAATCGGCTTACCCGGCAACAACTCGAAGAACGTCGTCTCGCGGCGCAGCCCCTCCTGAATAATCCCGAGTGGACGACCGCTTCCATTGCTGAGCATTTTGGCGTCAAACCCAGTACTGTGCGCGTTTGGCGAGTTCGCCTCAGCGAAAGAGGGTCGCTTGAAGCGACCCTCTCTTCCGGACGCCCAGCTTGGCTCAATGATGCCCAGGTCGCAGAAATTATTGAGCTTCTCCAACAGGGTCCAGACCCAGAACGTTTTCCCGATGGTCGCTGGACGACAGAGCGCGTCCGTGACGTGATCGGTCTCAAATTCGATGTGTGGTACGACCATGACTGGATCGGCAAGTTACTTCGTCGCTGGGGCTTCTCCTGGCAGAAAGCAGAGAAACACGCGATCGAGCAGAATCCGGAGAAGATCGATGCCTGGCTGGAAGAAGAACTTCCAGCCCTG AAAAAAAAGGTCGAAGCTGGCGAAACGATCGTCTGGGCAGATGAAGTCGGTTTCAGCATGAAACCGATCTTGGGAAGCACCTGGGCTCGAACAGGACAGACCCCAGTGATCTTCGCCAAAACCGAGTGGAGGAAGCTGTCAACGATTGGCGGCATCACTTCAGCAGGACAGTTCTTTCAGCAGACCCATGAAGGCTCCATCAAAGCCGATGACGTCGTCGCTTATTTGGCCCACCTCCTGCGGCATATTGCTGGATCAGTCACCGTGGTATTCGACAACGCCCGAATTCACCGCGCCAAGGTCGTCCAAGAGTTCCTGAAAGTGAACCCGCGGCTCAGCATCGTTTATTTGCCACCGTATACACCTGAGTTCAATCCCATTGAGCAGGTCTGGGCCTATGTCAAACGACATCTGCTGGCGAATTGCTGTCCAGCGAGTGTGCAGGAACTCAAAGTTTTCCTTCGTTCTGCTTGGCGGAAGGTGCGTTATCGCCGCTTACCAGCAAAACTCCTCGGCATCACCGAGGAGTTTCTGACTTAA
- a CDS encoding glycerophosphodiester phosphodiesterase family protein translates to MTAGAQRADKRPTQCKAVKPTFLGWSVTLTLSLCSASALGGGAAPVTAAPVSAAPSTAAPTASVPRPTLVGYAELKADTFAQGPASGAWNGGLRGEARFQGQPVQGFSGVQRDPQGQGFIFLSDNGFGAKNNSADYLLRLYRVSLTPGTPAARTGSVKVGSFIGLRDPDKKVPWQIVNEASGERLLTGADFDVEGFAFAPDGTLWIGDEFGPFLLHFSADGRLLEAPIATPNLPGLPTLRGQAPIVIGHRGSSGTRPEHTLESYRTAIEAGADFIEPDLVVTKDGVLVARHEPVIAAVDETGKVLEATTDVATRPEFRDRLTTKTLDGVKVHGYFVEDFTLAELRTLRAVERLPQLRGKAYDGQFTVPTLEEIIALVRDVEAKTGRKVGIYPETKHPTYMAEVAKVNTSQLLIDTLKRLNFTDPARVFIQSFEVGNLKDLNTRIMPAAGVKLPLVQLISSPDEAPYDWAAAGDGRKYDALTNDASLREIATYANGVGAYKRWIIDGEGHTTDFVTRAHTAGLLVHSWTFRNEPTYLLPTYKNDPEAEMRQALRAGVDGLFTDFPATGAKVVGQYTAPEVRSPQHPAFAQGLSSAAANLPASGGFEGFAIAPGGKLAYGLLEKTVAGDPAGQLRLMRYDLGTRHWALAGRYVLEQGGEAIGDLTPVNDSQMLVIERDNGQGETAKFKRLYLIDLAAKNADGTLRKTLVADLMALADPRGLAPSTRGGVFSFPYFTIENVLVLGPDTLLVANDNNYPATGGRGADVKDQTEFLWIKLPTALKLAPAYH, encoded by the coding sequence ATGACGGCCGGCGCACAGCGGGCTGACAAGCGGCCCACACAGTGCAAAGCCGTGAAACCCACATTCCTCGGTTGGTCAGTGACCCTCACCCTTTCCCTTTGCTCGGCCTCAGCGCTGGGCGGCGGCGCGGCGCCTGTGACTGCTGCCCCTGTGTCTGCGGCGCCCAGCACTGCGGCTCCTACTGCGTCCGTTCCTCGACCCACCCTGGTCGGCTACGCGGAGCTGAAAGCCGACACCTTTGCTCAGGGACCGGCGAGCGGGGCCTGGAACGGCGGCCTGCGTGGGGAAGCGCGGTTTCAGGGCCAGCCGGTGCAGGGGTTTTCCGGCGTGCAGCGTGACCCCCAGGGTCAGGGGTTCATTTTCCTGAGCGACAACGGCTTCGGAGCGAAAAACAACTCTGCAGATTACCTGTTGCGGCTCTATCGGGTGAGCCTGACCCCCGGTACCCCGGCGGCGCGGACAGGCAGCGTCAAGGTGGGCAGCTTTATTGGGCTCCGTGACCCTGACAAGAAGGTGCCCTGGCAAATCGTGAACGAGGCGAGCGGCGAGCGATTGCTGACCGGGGCCGACTTTGACGTGGAGGGCTTTGCGTTCGCTCCTGACGGCACCCTGTGGATTGGTGACGAATTCGGGCCATTCTTGCTGCATTTCTCGGCGGACGGGCGGCTGCTCGAAGCCCCCATAGCCACGCCCAACCTTCCTGGCTTGCCCACCCTGCGTGGGCAGGCGCCCATCGTCATCGGCCACCGGGGCAGTTCAGGCACCCGGCCCGAACACACGCTGGAGTCCTACCGGACGGCCATCGAGGCGGGGGCCGACTTTATCGAGCCCGACCTGGTGGTCACCAAAGATGGCGTGCTCGTCGCCCGGCACGAGCCGGTCATCGCTGCCGTGGACGAGACGGGCAAGGTACTAGAAGCCACCACCGATGTGGCGACGCGGCCCGAATTCAGGGACCGGCTGACCACCAAGACGCTCGACGGCGTGAAGGTGCACGGCTATTTCGTGGAAGACTTTACCCTCGCCGAGCTGCGGACGCTGCGGGCAGTGGAGCGGCTTCCACAGCTGCGCGGCAAAGCCTACGACGGCCAGTTCACGGTGCCCACGCTGGAAGAAATCATCGCACTCGTTCGTGATGTAGAGGCCAAAACCGGGCGCAAGGTGGGCATCTATCCAGAAACGAAGCACCCTACCTACATGGCCGAAGTGGCAAAGGTCAACACCTCGCAACTTTTGATTGACACCCTCAAGCGGCTGAATTTCACCGACCCTGCCCGCGTCTTTATCCAGTCGTTTGAGGTGGGCAACCTCAAAGACCTCAACACCAGAATCATGCCGGCGGCGGGCGTCAAGTTGCCCCTGGTGCAGCTGATTTCCAGCCCCGACGAGGCGCCTTACGACTGGGCAGCGGCGGGGGACGGGCGCAAGTACGACGCGCTGACGAACGACGCGTCGCTGCGCGAGATCGCCACCTACGCCAATGGCGTGGGAGCGTACAAGCGCTGGATTATTGACGGCGAGGGTCACACCACCGATTTCGTGACGCGCGCACACACCGCCGGGCTCCTCGTACATTCCTGGACTTTCCGCAACGAGCCGACCTACCTGCTGCCGACGTACAAGAACGACCCCGAAGCCGAGATGCGCCAAGCCCTGCGAGCGGGCGTGGACGGCCTGTTTACCGATTTCCCGGCCACCGGCGCCAAAGTGGTTGGGCAATACACGGCCCCCGAGGTGCGCAGCCCACAGCACCCGGCGTTTGCCCAGGGCCTGAGCAGCGCGGCAGCGAATCTGCCCGCGAGCGGCGGCTTTGAGGGCTTTGCCATCGCGCCCGGCGGCAAACTTGCCTACGGCCTGCTGGAAAAGACGGTGGCGGGCGACCCGGCGGGGCAACTGCGCCTGATGCGCTACGACCTCGGCACGCGGCACTGGGCGCTGGCGGGCCGCTACGTGCTGGAACAGGGTGGCGAGGCGATTGGCGACCTGACGCCCGTGAACGACTCGCAGATGCTGGTGATCGAGCGCGACAACGGTCAGGGGGAAACGGCCAAGTTCAAGCGGCTGTATCTGATTGACCTCGCGGCCAAAAATGCCGACGGCACCCTGCGTAAGACCCTGGTGGCCGACCTGATGGCGCTCGCCGATCCGCGTGGCCTGGCACCAAGCACCCGGGGCGGCGTCTTTTCCTTCCCCTACTTCACCATCGAAAACGTGCTGGTGCTCGGCCCCGACACCCTGCTCGTCGCCAACGACAACAATTACCCGGCAACCGGTGGGCGCGGCGCAGACGTCAAAGACCAAACCGAGTTCCTATGGATCAAGCTTCCCACGGCGCTCAAGCTGGCGCCCGCTTATCACTGA
- a CDS encoding DUF2259 domain-containing protein: MTWHVLWLLALASVLSSSAQRAMVVSDEQVKHVYFSPDGQRVLVAFDGENGGRALDDQRLKVLTMGGGEDWNVSSQHDLEGATGKARSPAPNMLLDRFWPLLAPSGFSRQRESRPVFAAKSSQVSRAGQSVKYPVKLWVKTATLKLNVSKGSGAYCPDPSIMDGFGAPAEFSLVLTGADGRQQVLAGPKSSAAPCVYAYELRRVDVQGKSLLITVAAHAPGVEGPNISLDFVIVTVK; encoded by the coding sequence ATGACCTGGCATGTTCTCTGGCTGCTGGCCCTTGCCTCTGTCCTGAGCAGCAGTGCTCAGCGTGCGATGGTGGTGAGTGATGAGCAGGTCAAACACGTCTACTTCTCGCCTGACGGCCAACGGGTGCTGGTGGCCTTCGACGGGGAGAACGGCGGGCGGGCGCTGGATGACCAGCGCCTGAAAGTGCTCACCATGGGGGGCGGTGAGGATTGGAACGTCAGCTCACAGCATGATCTGGAAGGCGCGACAGGCAAAGCGCGGTCCCCTGCCCCGAACATGCTGCTTGATCGGTTCTGGCCCCTGCTGGCCCCTTCCGGCTTCAGCAGGCAGCGCGAATCCCGGCCCGTTTTCGCGGCGAAGTCCAGTCAGGTGTCGCGGGCCGGACAAAGCGTCAAGTATCCCGTGAAGCTGTGGGTCAAGACAGCCACCCTCAAACTCAACGTGAGCAAAGGGAGCGGCGCGTATTGCCCGGACCCAAGTATCATGGATGGCTTCGGCGCTCCAGCAGAATTCTCGCTGGTGTTGACCGGGGCAGACGGGCGGCAGCAGGTGCTGGCGGGGCCGAAGTCGAGTGCTGCGCCCTGCGTCTATGCCTACGAACTCAGGCGGGTCGACGTGCAAGGGAAGTCGCTGCTGATCACCGTGGCTGCCCACGCCCCTGGTGTGGAAGGGCCGAACATCTCCCTGGATTTCGTCATCGTCACGGTGAAGTAG
- a CDS encoding ribonucleotide-diphosphate reductase subunit beta, with protein MTPFSAANWSEPEDNFSATFYAKYTSQLWFPEEIPLTNDALAWKTLSDEERWTYIHASAGLNALDTLQGEVGMPRLRDLVDGHIRKATLQFQGMMEDIHARSYSLMNKTFLTASEEREVFEWVRTQPQLQHKIAVIQGVYRDPDVSDLGVWKKLVVSCMLETALFYSGFFYPLYLAGQGQMVSAGEIFNLIILDEALHGVYVALLAQEKFATMNAAEQADAQAWFDDTLQALYSNELAYTEQLYANVGLTGEVKKFIRFNFNVLADNLALPRPFGDEDINPIVQNGIQARGTTHDFFSAKGSSYSKMTVEPLTDADIETLWHEPAQVTVHE; from the coding sequence ATGACCCCCTTTTCCGCCGCCAACTGGTCCGAACCCGAAGACAATTTTTCGGCCACCTTTTACGCCAAATACACCTCGCAGCTGTGGTTCCCCGAGGAAATTCCGCTGACGAACGACGCGCTGGCCTGGAAGACGCTGAGTGACGAGGAACGCTGGACGTACATCCACGCCTCAGCGGGGCTGAACGCACTGGACACCCTGCAAGGTGAGGTGGGGATGCCCCGGCTGCGTGACCTCGTGGACGGGCACATTCGCAAGGCGACCCTGCAGTTTCAGGGCATGATGGAAGACATTCATGCCCGCAGCTACAGCCTGATGAACAAGACCTTCCTGACAGCGAGCGAGGAGCGCGAGGTCTTCGAGTGGGTCAGGACGCAGCCACAACTCCAGCACAAGATTGCCGTCATTCAGGGCGTCTACCGTGACCCCGACGTGTCCGACCTCGGAGTATGGAAAAAACTGGTGGTGTCGTGCATGTTGGAAACGGCGCTGTTCTACTCAGGGTTTTTTTACCCGCTCTACCTCGCCGGGCAGGGGCAGATGGTGTCGGCAGGCGAGATTTTCAATCTCATTATTCTGGACGAGGCGCTGCACGGCGTGTACGTCGCGCTGCTGGCACAGGAGAAATTTGCCACCATGAACGCGGCAGAGCAGGCCGACGCTCAAGCGTGGTTTGATGACACCTTGCAGGCGCTTTACAGCAACGAACTCGCCTACACTGAGCAGCTTTATGCCAACGTGGGTCTGACAGGAGAAGTCAAGAAATTTATTCGCTTCAACTTCAACGTGCTGGCCGACAATCTGGCGCTGCCCCGCCCCTTCGGCGACGAGGACATCAACCCCATCGTGCAAAACGGCATTCAGGCGCGGGGGACCACCCACGATTTCTTCTCGGCCAAGGGGAGCAGCTACAGCAAGATGACGGTGGAGCCGCTGACCGACGCCGATATTGAGACGCTCTGGCATGAGCCCGCGCAGGTGACCGTCCATGAGTGA
- the nrdE gene encoding class 1b ribonucleoside-diphosphate reductase subunit alpha: protein MERWIELNNKVLAGNVVDTQHDTDALQAYFQEKVNPNTVFFHDLREKIRYLTEHGLWDARLFERYSSEDVRQVFEKAYGYKFRFKAFMGAYKFYSEYAGMTPDRSRWLERYEDRLSITALARSERVDEALELVHHLVNQTFTPATPTLMNSGKANTGRLVSCFLLQDCTDNLDSITKTLSFVAELSKGGGGIGVEASNLRARGESLRGIQNVTKGVLGVAKMLDNMLRYADQAGQRPGAGAVYLSVMHADFSDLLNAKKIATDEDARLKTLSIGATIPDIFMEKVRCGEDIYQFYPHSFFQETGREFTSIDWTKEYQALADNPNIRKKRVSARRLLEDIAVTQGESGYPYLLFEGNANRANPIPNVGTIKMSNLCSEILQPTTPSYFHPYGQEHRDRIGLDVSCNLASLVIEQTMHGGDLGRVVGAAIRMLDNVARSTSVHEVPAVKRANDEMRSIGLGAMGLHSFLAGKELIYGSPEALEFVDVFFAAVHYHARKASMEIARDTGFVFSGFEGSRYQSGEHFAQYLERDFAPRRPEVAALFEGHTLPTRADWEQLVEDIKTHGLAHSFVMAIAPTGSISYVSHASASIMPITEKVETRTSNKARTIYPMPHLSEDTEWYYEEAYDMDQRRVLDTVAAAQKHVDQGISCTLFLPASATTRTLQSYYLYAYRLGIKTLYYTRLRKTNVQDCLSCVV, encoded by the coding sequence ATGGAACGCTGGATAGAACTGAACAACAAAGTCTTGGCCGGGAATGTCGTGGACACCCAGCACGACACGGACGCCCTGCAAGCCTATTTTCAGGAAAAAGTCAACCCGAACACCGTCTTTTTCCACGATCTACGCGAGAAAATCCGTTACCTGACCGAGCATGGTCTGTGGGACGCCCGCCTTTTTGAGCGCTACAGCTCTGAGGACGTCCGGCAGGTGTTTGAAAAGGCGTACGGTTACAAGTTCCGCTTCAAGGCGTTTATGGGCGCCTACAAGTTCTATTCCGAGTACGCCGGCATGACGCCCGACCGCTCGCGCTGGCTGGAACGCTACGAAGACCGCCTCAGCATTACAGCGCTCGCCCGCTCGGAACGCGTGGACGAGGCGCTGGAACTTGTTCACCACCTCGTCAACCAGACCTTTACGCCCGCCACGCCCACCCTAATGAACTCGGGCAAGGCGAACACGGGCCGGCTGGTGAGTTGCTTTCTGCTTCAGGACTGCACCGACAACCTGGATTCCATTACCAAGACGCTGTCCTTTGTGGCCGAACTGAGCAAGGGGGGCGGCGGCATCGGCGTGGAAGCCAGCAATCTGCGGGCACGGGGCGAAAGCCTGCGCGGGATTCAGAACGTCACGAAAGGCGTGCTGGGCGTGGCAAAGATGCTGGACAACATGCTGCGCTACGCTGACCAAGCGGGGCAGCGCCCGGGAGCCGGGGCGGTGTACCTCAGTGTGATGCACGCTGACTTCAGTGACCTGCTGAACGCCAAGAAAATTGCCACCGATGAGGACGCCCGGCTCAAGACCCTGAGTATCGGCGCAACGATTCCTGACATCTTTATGGAAAAAGTGCGCTGCGGCGAGGATATTTATCAGTTCTACCCGCACTCCTTTTTTCAGGAAACGGGCCGCGAGTTCACCTCTATTGACTGGACGAAGGAATATCAGGCGCTGGCAGATAACCCCAACATCCGCAAAAAGCGCGTGTCGGCGCGGCGGCTTCTGGAAGATATTGCCGTCACGCAGGGCGAAAGCGGCTACCCCTACCTGCTGTTTGAGGGCAATGCCAACCGCGCCAACCCGATTCCGAATGTGGGGACGATCAAGATGAGTAACCTTTGCTCGGAAATTTTGCAGCCCACCACGCCGAGCTATTTTCACCCTTACGGCCAAGAGCACCGGGACAGAATCGGCCTGGACGTGTCGTGCAACCTCGCCTCGCTCGTCATCGAGCAGACCATGCACGGCGGCGACCTCGGGCGGGTGGTCGGCGCGGCGATCCGGATGCTGGACAACGTGGCGCGCTCCACCAGCGTCCATGAGGTGCCGGCGGTCAAGCGCGCCAACGACGAGATGCGCTCGATTGGCCTGGGCGCGATGGGCCTGCACTCCTTTCTGGCGGGCAAGGAACTGATCTACGGCTCGCCCGAGGCGCTCGAATTCGTGGACGTGTTTTTCGCTGCCGTGCATTACCACGCCCGCAAAGCGAGTATGGAAATTGCCCGCGACACCGGCTTCGTGTTCAGCGGCTTTGAAGGCAGCCGCTATCAGTCGGGGGAACACTTTGCGCAGTATCTGGAACGCGACTTTGCGCCGAGGAGGCCCGAAGTCGCCGCACTGTTTGAAGGGCACACCCTGCCCACCCGCGCCGATTGGGAACAACTTGTGGAGGACATCAAAACGCATGGCCTCGCCCACTCTTTCGTGATGGCGATTGCGCCCACCGGCTCCATTTCCTACGTCTCGCACGCCAGCGCCAGCATCATGCCTATTACTGAGAAGGTGGAAACCCGCACCAGCAACAAGGCGCGGACCATCTACCCCATGCCGCACCTGTCGGAAGACACCGAGTGGTACTACGAGGAAGCCTACGACATGGACCAGCGCCGCGTGCTCGACACCGTGGCCGCCGCACAAAAGCATGTGGACCAAGGCATCAGCTGCACGCTGTTCCTGCCGGCCTCGGCCACCACACGCACGCTGCAGAGCTACTACCTGTACGCCTACCGCCTCGGCATCAAGACGCTGTACTACACGCGCTTACGCAAGACGAACGTGCAGGACTGCCTGAGTTGCGTGGTGTGA